AAGCGGTCACCTGGTGCCAGTGAGGGTCACCTGGTCCCAACAGTGGCCACCTGGCACCAACAGGGGTCACCTGGTGCCAATGATGGTCATACAGTGCCAATGATGGTCACCTGGCACCAACAGGGGTCACCTGGTGCCGATGATGGTCATACAGTGCCAACAGGGGCCACCTGGCACCAACAGGGCTCACCTGGCGCCAACGGTGGCCACCCTGTGCCAATGGGGGCCACCTGGCACCAACAGGGGTCACCTGGTGCCAATGATGGTCACATGGTCCCAACGGTGGCCACCTGGCGCCAACAGTGATCACCTGGTGCCAATGATGGCCACCTGGCACCAACAGTGGTCACCTGGCACCAATGATGATCACCTGGTGCCAATGGGGGTCACCTGGTGCCAACAGGGCTCACTTGGTGCCAACGGTGGCCACCTGGCGCCAACGGTGACCACCTGGTGCCACCAGCGTGTCCCTGTCGCTGTCCCCAGGAGGCCCTGGAGGTCACGGGCACCTTCAAGCAGTGCAAGAACCGCCTGGTCCAGGAGGGCTTTGACCCCGGCCTCGTCCGGGACCGGCTGTTCCTGCGCGACGCCGCGCGCCGCTCCTACGTCCCGCTGAGCGCCGCCGCCTTCCGCGACATCCAGGaggggaggctgctgctgtagGGCCCGGTAATTAGCGACGGCTAATTAGGGGTTCATTAACCACTTCGGGGAGGTCTGGAGAACCTCGGAGTCGGTGGAAATTAAACCCTGAATCGCCCGTTTTCGGCTGCCAAagaggatttttggggatttgggtCCCTTCGGGGATTGTAGCGGCTCCATGGTGGTCCCAGGGCGCTGATGACCCCACGGTAATTAGCAAAGGTTAATTAGGGGTTAATTAAAGCACTTCGGGGAGGTCTGGAGCACCGTGGAGTTGGTGGAACCGAAACCCTGAATTCCCATTTTTGAGTCTTTTTGGGGTTGCAGAGGCTCCTCGGGGGGGGCTCCGTGGTGGCCCCAGGGCGCTGATGGCCCCGGGCTAATTAGCAAAGACTAATTAGGGATTAATTAGGGACTTTGGGGAGGTCTGGAGCACCTTGAGAGTTGATAGAAATTAAACCCTTCATTCCcatttttgaattttctttgggGTTGTAGCGGCTCCTCTGGTGGCTCCGGGGTGCTGATGGCCCCAGGGTAATTAGCAAAGGTTAATTAGTGGTTAATCCCTTTTAATCCCTTTCCTCTGGAGCTCCACCAGCCGCAAAACCCCCAGGGCAAAATCCTTTATTTACAAACCTCCAACTCCTCAccgccctcctcctcctcctcctcctcctcctcctcctccagcatcCCCGAGCAGCTCCAGGCGCTCCTTGGAGCTCCTCCGTGGTTTGGGGTCTGCTCTCcgctctcccctccctgtgaAGCTCCACGGGCTCCTCGGAGCTCCTCCGCGGCTCGGGGCCGGCTCTGCGCTCCCTCTGGAGCTCCACGCCGCAGCTCCGCGGGGTCCTTGGAGCTCCTCCGCTCTCCCCTCCATGTGGAGCTCCACCAGCCGCAGCTCCACGGCTTGGTGCCCGCTCTCCCTTCCCCCTGGAGATCCTCCAGCCCGCACCCTCAGGGCGAAATCTTTTATTTCCAAACCTCCGCGCCGCCTCCGAGCCTCGGAGCTCCTCcagttcctcctcctccatctccgAGCAGCTCCACGGGCTCCttggagctcctctgctctcctctccttgtGGAGCTCCACGGGCTCCTTGGAGCTCCTCCGCTCTCATCTCCTTGTCGAGCTCCACGGGCTCCTTGGAGCTCCTCCGCTCTCCTCTCCTAGTGGAGCTCCACGGGCTCCTTGGAGCTCCTCCGCTCTCCTCTCCTAGTGGAGCTCCACGGGCTCCttggagctcctctgctctcctctccttgtGGAGCTCCACGGGCTCCTTGGAGCTCCTCCGCTCTCCTCTCCTAGTGGAGCTCCACGGGCTCCTTGGAGCTCCTCCGCTCTCCTCTCCTTGCGGAGCTCCACGGGCTCCTTGGAGCTCCTCCGCTCTCCTCTCCTTGCGGAGCTCCACGGGCTCCTTGGAGCTCCTCCGCTCTCCCTCCCCCCTGGAGCTCCACCAGCCGCACCCTCAGGGTAAAATCCTTTATTTACAAACCTccaactcctcctcctcctcctccatccccgATCACCTCCAGGCGCTCCTTGGAGCTCCTCCGCGGCTCGGGGCCGGCCCTGcgctccctctgcagctccgCCAGGCGCAGCCTCAGCCGCTGCTCGCGGCGTTTCCCggcctggagctgcctctgggcttTGTCCAGCGCGTCCAGCGCGGCCTCGGCGCGGCGCTTCCAGAGCAGGGCGCTGCCCACCTGGTAGCTGTGCTCGCTCTGGATGTACGAGCCGGCCCGGGGCGGCAGCCGCAGCATGAACAGCGACGGCGACGGCGGCGCCGGCGGTGCCGGGGGTCCCGCGGGGGTCGGGGGCGCTCCCTCGGGCAGGGCCGGGGTGGTGGCGGCCGCTCCGTCGCCCGTGGCCACCAGGAGGGTCTCTGGGATGGAGCCCgaggggccgggcagggccgggacCCCGCCGTGGGTGCCGGCCGGGGGCGGGCCGGGGTCTTTGGAGTCTCGCGGGAAGCAGGAGACGTCCGAGGGTAccggggggggcggcggggctgggggggggtcccgtctgtggggagaggggagagggggggTCAGTCCGGAGAGAGAGCCCCAAAAATAGCCCCGGAGAGACACCAAAACGCCCCTGGAAATAACCCCGAAATACTCCTGGAGAGACCCCAAAATATCCCTGGAGAGAGCCCCGAAATTATCCCCAGAGAGACTCCCAAAATACTCCCGAGAGACCCCAAAATATCCCTGGAGAGGCCCCCACAAAATACCATCAGAGACACCTCCTAAATACCCCCAGAGAGACCCCCAAAATAGCCCCGgagaaaccccaaaatatccTTGGagacacccccaaaaaaacattGGAGAAACCCCCAAATACCCCTGGAGACACCCCCAAAATAGCATCGGAGAGACCCCAAAAAACCATTGAAGAGACCCCAAATACTCCCAGAGAGACCCCCAAAATACCCCTGGAGAGACCCCCAAAATACCATTGGAGAGACCCCCAAAATACCATCCTAGAGACCCCAAAATACCCACGGAAAAACTccaaaaatattcccaaaatagCATCACAGAGACCCCCAAAATACCCGTGGAGAGACCCCAAAATAGCTCTGGAAAGACCCCAAAAATATTCCTGGAAAGACCCCAAAATACCCACAGAGAGACCCCAAAATACCCACAGAGAGACCCCAAAATACCCACAGAGAGAGCCCCGAAATAGCCCTGGAGACACCCCCAAAAACATCCCTGGAGAGACCCCAAAATACCCCCAGAGAGACCCCAAAATTATCATTGgagagaccccaaaatccccctggaGAGACCCTAAAATAGCCCCGGAAAGACCGCAAAAATATTCCCGGAAAGACCCCAAAATAGCATCAGAGAGACCCCGAAATAGCCCTGGAGACACCCCCAAAATATCCCCGGAGAGACCCCAAAATACCCCCAGAGAGACCCCCCAAAATAGCCCCAGAGAGACCCCAAAATAGTTCTGGAAAGACCCCAAAAATATTCCTGGAAAGACCCCAAAATACCCACGGAGAGACCCCAAAATTATCCCCAGAGAGACCCTAAAATACCCCCAGAAAGACCCCCAGAATAGCCCCAGAGAGACCCCAAGAAACCCCCGggaaaaccccccaaaacacccaCGGAGAGACCCCAAAATAGCCCTGGAGACACCCCCAAAAACATCCCTGGAGAGACCCCAGAATTATCCCCGGGGAGACCCCAAAATAGCCCTGGAGACACCCCCAAAAACATCCCTGGAGAGACCCCAGAATTATCCCCGGAGAGACCCTAAAATACCCCCAGAAAGACCCcaaaaatattcccagagaGACCCCAAAATACCCCTGGAGAGACCCCAGAATTATCCCCAGAGAGACCCAAAAAAAGCCCCGGAAAGACCCcaaaaatattcccagaaaGACCCCAAAATAGCATCAGAGAGACCCCAAAAAAGCCCCGGagaaaccccccaaaacacTCGAGGAGAGACCCCAAAATAGCCCGAGAGAGACCCCAAAATACCCACGGAGAGAGCCCCGAAATACCCACGGAGACACCCCCAAAAACATCCCTGGAGTGACCCCAGAATTATCCCCAGAGAGACCCCAAAATACCCATGGAGAGACCCCAAAAATATCCCTGGAGAGACCCCAAAATAGTCCCAGAGAGACCCCAAAACAGCTCCGGAAAGACCCCAAAAATATTCCCGGAAAGACCCCAAAAAAGCTCCgaaaagaccccaaaatccccctggagagaccccaaaacacccccagaGCGTCCCGAGGGTCCCGGGGTGGGAGGGGCCAGAGGGAATTGGGGGAGGGGTCTCAGGATGGGAGGGGCCAGGGGGAATTGGGGGAGGGGTCTCAGGAGTGGGAGGGGCCAGGGGGAATTGGGGGAGGGGTCTCAGGGTGGGAGGGGCCAGAGGGAATTGGGGGAGGGGTCTCAGGGGTGGGAGGGGCCAGGGGGAATTGGGGGAGGGGTCTCAGGGTGGGAGGGGCCAGAGGGAATTGGGGGAGGGGGAGGGTCCCAGGGGGTGGGGGGATCTCCatgggtggggggggggggtccagGGGAAATGGGGAGGGGGTCAaggaaaatgggggggggggggtccggGGGTCCCACAGGGCCTGGCCgtactgggatgaactgggggagccccgagcccccccaaaattccccaaaatcccccaaaaccccccaaaattccccaaaatccccccaaatcccccaaaatcccccccaaatcccccaaaatccccccaaccccccccctCGCTCACCTCCACCTGCGGGCGCCCCGCGGGGGTCTCGGGGGGTCCCGATCCGGGGGGGGCttggggggccgggggggccgggaggggccgggggcgAACACGGTGGGCACGGCCCCCTCCTTCAGGCGGTGATAACCACTGGGAAACGGGGGGGAAAACGGGGTCaggggcaccccaaaacaccccaaaacaccccaaaaaccggGGGGGGGCCCCAAAATACCCGGGGGGGTCaggggaaccccaaaaatgggggggaGAGACCCCAAAATGGGGGCGAACACGGTGGGCACGGCCCCCTCCTTCAGGCGGTGATAACCACTGGGAAACGGGGGGGAAAACGGGGTCAGGGGCACCCcgaaacaccccaaaacaccccaaaaaccggGGGGGACCCCGAAATACCTGGGGGAGGTCAGGGGCACCCAAAAAAGTTGTGGGGAGCCCAAAACGGGGGATCAGGGGCACCCCAACACCTGGGGGAGACCCTGAAATACttggggggaccccaaaaacttggggggaccccaaaacctgGGGGACCCCAAATACCTGGGGTGATCCCAACACCTGGGGGAGACCCCAAAAAcctgggggaccccaaaaccttTTAAAGGAGACCCTGAAATACCTGGGGGGTCTTGAAATACCTGAGGGGACCCCAACACCTGGGGGGGGGTCCTGGAATACctggggggaccccaaaaacctgGGGGGAGAACCTGAAATCGCTGGGGGTTTCCCCCACCTGAAACCCcccaggcagcacctgcagcccccccaaactcacctggagcccccagggctcaCCTGGAGCCCCCCCAAACTCACCTGGAgggcccccagccccacctgaaTCCCCACTCACCTGTGGCTTCAACCGGAAGCCCCCAGGACACAACAGTGACCCCAGGACTCAGCTGtgcacacacctgtgcacacctgtgcacacctgtacacacacacacctgcacacacagctgcacacacctgGAAAACAGGGGGgacacacctggacacacctgcacacacacctgtacacacctgtgcacagctgtgcacacctgtgcacacctgtacacacacacacctgcacacacagctgcacacacctggaaaacagaggggacacacctgcacacacacctgcacacctccctgcacacacacctggacagacctgtgacacacctgcacacacacacctgtgacACACCTTCAcacacccctgcacaccccctgcaaacacacacctgtacacacacctgtacacacacacctgtacacacacctgtacacacctgtacacacaTGTACCCccccctgcacacacacctgtACACCCCTGTACCCCCCCTGCACACAGacctgcacacacctgtgacacacacccacacacacacctgtacacacctgtacacccccctgcacacacctgtacccccccctgcacacacacctgtacacacctgcacacacctgtatCCCCCCGCACTCACACACCTGTGACACACCTGTTATCACACCTGTTATCACACCTGTACCTCCCCCCGCACACACCTGTTATCACACCTGTTATCACACCTGTTGTCACATCTGTGCCCcccgcacacacacacacacctgtgacACACACCTGTGACACACACCTGTGTACACACCTGTTATCACACCTGTACCCCCCCGCACACACCTGTTATCACACCTGTGCCCCccgcacacacacacctgtgacACACACCTGTGTACACACCTGTTATCACACCTGTTATCACAGCTGTaccccccagcacacacctgTTATCACACCTGTTATCACACCTGTTATCACACCTGTACCCCCTGCACACACCTGTTATCACACCTGTTATCACACCTGTTATCACACCTGTACCCCCCcccgcacacacacacacctgtgacACACACCTGTGTACACACCTGTTATCACACCTGTTATCACACCTGTACCCCCCCCGCACACACCTGTGTACACACCTGTTATCACACCTGTgcccccccccacacacacacacacatacacacacacacacacctgttATCACACCTGTGTACACACCTGTTATCACACCTGTAcccccctgcacacacacacacacacgcacgcaCCTGTAGCCCACGAGCTCGAAGCAGGTGCTCTCGAAGTGCTGCGAGCAGAAGTAGATGTACTTGGAGCTGGGGTCCCAGCGCCCGCCCCCGGCCGGGTCCCGGCGACGGCTGTTCTCCAACCACTGCGCGCGGCGCGGGTCGTCACGGCGcggcagcctggggacaccaaTGGGGACATTGATGGGGACACtaatggggacattggggacat
This DNA window, taken from Molothrus ater isolate BHLD 08-10-18 breed brown headed cowbird unplaced genomic scaffold, BPBGC_Mater_1.1 matUn_MA588, whole genome shotgun sequence, encodes the following:
- the THAP7 gene encoding THAP domain-containing protein 7, with the protein product MPRHCSAAGCCTRDTRDTRGRGISFHRLPRRDDPRRAQWLENSRRRDPAGGGRWDPSSKYIYFCSQHFESTCFELVGYSGYHRLKEGAVPTVFAPGPSRPPRPPKPPPDRDPPRPPRGARRWRRDPPPAPPPPPVPSDVSCFPRDSKDPGPPPAGTHGGVPALPGPSGSIPETLLVATGDGAAATTPALPEGAPPTPAGPPAPPAPPSPSLFMLRLPPRAGSYIQSEHSYQVGSALLWKRRAEAALDALDKAQRQLQAGKRREQRLRLRLAELQRERRAGPEPRRSSKERLEVIGDGGGGGGVGGL